The sequence ATACCATCTGGGGCTGATTTTCTCCTACTGGTTGGCGTGTAACATTCGATGTTGCCACTGTCTTCTCTACGCATTCTGCTTCTTCTCGAAAATTCATCTTCATGTACATCAAAATGAGTTGAGATACAAAGATGTACATCAAAATGAGTTGAAATACAAAGATGGCGATTTATGCAAAGAAGGGCTGGTAAAAATCACATTCACCGTTGATGTCTTTAGTGTTCTCCATGGCCCTTTGTCGAGCCTTAAACAACCGCCGTCATTTTCACAC is a genomic window of Capsicum annuum cultivar UCD-10X-F1 unplaced genomic scaffold, UCD10Xv1.1 ctg27841, whole genome shotgun sequence containing:
- the LOC124890959 gene encoding phosphatidylinositol/phosphatidylcholine transfer protein SFH3-like (The sequence of the model RefSeq protein was modified relative to this genomic sequence to represent the inferred CDS: added 91 bases not found in genome assembly); translated protein: MINICVNYVILTELPDFIGGSCMCENDGGCLRLDKGPWRTLKTSTMNFREEAECVEKTVATSNVTRQPVGENQPQMVTCGCAAGVVASFRAPLSGVLFSLEEVTSW